From the Daucus carota subsp. sativus chromosome 8, DH1 v3.0, whole genome shotgun sequence genome, one window contains:
- the LOC108199598 gene encoding F-box/kelch-repeat protein SKIP11, with translation MLEDRSCLVSRSYSRTYERENSWVCMNYSLDKIEIQNGKRPLESNGDEESEARKFPKQQTNSYESNDSTVTLLDLSMTSTTDQSSDHGDTGDYSDSSSLIHGIGRDNSISSLIRSSRSDYGSIASLNRSFRDLIRSGLLYRLRRQNRVVEHWIYFSCQLLGWEAFDPARLKWMRLPTMTSDECFMFSDKESLGVGTELLVFGKVFLSHVIFRYSLLTNTWSSGMTMNFPRCLFGSASMGELAILAGGCDLSGKTLSVAELYNSERGTWEVLPDMNKPRKLCSAVFMDEKYYVIGGVGGSQSKVLTCGEEYNLQTRTWTEIPNMSPVRTRQATEGGMPVTAEAPPLVAVVNNELYAADYAEMEVRKYDKNRKVWETVGRLPERADSMNGWGLAFRACGDRLIVIGGPRAQGEGFIEINAWAPKDGPPHWNLLGRKQSGSFVYNCAVMGC, from the coding sequence ATGTTGGAGGATAGGTCTTGTCTGGTTTCAAGAAGCTATTCAAGAACCTACGAAAGGGAAAACAGTTGGGTTTGCATGAACTACTCACTTGACAAGATTGAAATTCAAAATGGAAAGCGGCCTTTAGAATCAAATGGAGATGAAGAAAGTGAAGCGAGGAAGTTTCCTAAGCAACAAACTAATTCTTATGAAAGCAATGATTCAACTGTGACACTGCTTGACCTTTCAATGACGTCCACAACTGACCAATCCAGTGATCATGGTGATACGGGTGATTATTCGGATTCAAGCTCCCTAATTCACGGCATTGGCCGGGACAATTCTATTAGTTCCCTAATTCGATCGTCGAGATCTGATTATGGCTCTATAGCTTCCTTAAATCGAAGCTTCCGTGATCTGATTCGGAGCGGTCTGCTCTACAGGCTGAGGCGGCAGAATCGTGTAGTTGAGCACTGGATTTATTTTTCTTGCCAACTCCTTGGATGGGAAGCCTTTGATCCTGCTCGTCTTAAATGGATGCGCTTGCCAACAATGACCTCTGATGAATGCTTCATGTTTTCAGATAAAGAATCACTTGGTGTTGGCACTGAGCTTCTTGTATTTGGTAAAGTCTTTCTATCCCATGTCATATTTAGATACAGCTTATTGACAAACACCTGGTCATCTGGGATGACAATGAATTTCCCAAGGTGCTTGTTTGGGTCTGCAAGTATGGGTGAGTTAGCTATTTTAGCTGGTGGTTGTGATTTATCTGGTAAAACACTGAGCGTTGCAGAGCTTTACAATTCAGAGCGTGGAACCTGGGAAGTACTACCAGACATGAATAAACCACGGAAATTATGTTCGGCTGTATTTATGGACGAAAAATATTATGTGATCGGAGGGGTTGGAGGAAGTCAATCAAAGGTTCTTACATGTGGGGAGGAATACAATTTACAGACAAGAACTTGGACTGAAATCCCTAACATGTCGCCTGTGAGGACTCGTCAAGCCACAGAAGGTGGGATGCCTGTTACAGCTGAAGCTCCTCCTCTTGTTGCAGTTGTAAATAATGAATTGTACGCAGCTGATTATGCAGAGATGGAAGTCAGAAAGTATGACAAGAATAGGAAGGTTTGGGAAACTGTGGGAAGGTTGCCTGAACGAGCAGACTCAATGAATGGTTGGGGTTTGGCTTTTAGGGCATGTGGTGATCGGCTTATTGTTATCGGAGGACCTAGGGCGCAAGGTGAAGGGTTTATAGAAATCAATGCATGGGCTCCAAAGGACGGACCTCCTCACTGGAACTTGCTTGGTCGCAAGCAATCTGGTAGTTTTGTCTACAACTGTGCTGTAATGGGATGCTAG